The genomic interval ttttaacagcaccaaattcaaatggaCTTTCGTCCGTTCAAAATATGTGCTATGGCAAAGGAAGCGCAGTTTCCAGTCTCAAATTCATTGTAAAATATATGTTAAATGGTATACTCGATCGCACTGATCATGCCAAGCAAAACAGATGTAATTTTATCACAATATATAAATTGTGCTGCAGCATGTACAACTGAGATGGGTTCTAAAGACAAAAGTGCAAATTGCAACACAATCAAaaaattgggtcaaaataCAGATTAGATGAATTAGTATTTAGAAATAGTCATCTTCTCCCAAGGAATCATAATCAATAGAGAGGCAGCTCGTTCAATCCttgaaataatgttttttgaaaGGCCGTTACTTGTGACCCAGGGGTTAGGGAAGTGAGGCAAAAGATGcgcaaattgttttttttggaaatcgGTATTGTTGGTTTTCAGTCTTAGGGTCTTCGTTCATCTTCCAATGTCATTCACTCAAACTGAAGAAGTGTTCACCGTATGATGTATTGAGTAGCATGCGTGTACTTGACAAATTCAATATTTGTATCTTAGCCATAAGAAACACTTGGTTGATCTCACCAGCACTTTTGATTTTAATGCCTATTCCCAATGAAGGTCgctcaaatcaaaattgtccaaatttgttgAGCCTATCCATTGTTGTGAAGAAgggatatttgttttgatgtTTATATGTCAGACATGATTATGTGACTGATAAATCTAAAGCTCTTACTAGTTCCTACCATTTTGGTTAAACATGATTTATTGACCTTTAGGGATGTACCATTCGCTTTAAGAAGGAAGAGCAAGACATTTGCATGTCTAGTTTAGAGGTTATCAAGCCGATGCCAAGCGCTCTTTACAGAGTGACCCAAGAAAGGAACTCACGACGCAGAAGTAGAGGACTTAAACGATTCACAGTCAAATATAAAGGGGTTAAACTAAACTAAGTCTGAAAGGAGCCTGAGTATGTAGAAAAGCACCGGTTTCATTTGACTCCTCGATGCTTATATGTAGTCAGAAATACAAATATGGCGACGAATCGAATACTTTTTggggggtttggtttttctaaccgctacaaggaatgcaatccccaatactattaaatGAATGATTATAATTCGTATATTTACTACCTTTCAAAAGACGAATATATGCAGAAAAAGCTTGGCAAtcaattgaattgcaaaagAGTGCAAATGGAGCGCATTAATATGGACAAAAATGTGAACATCACTTAAAAATTGTAATGATATAAAATAGCCGTTGTTTCGAATCTTGACATTTCAGGGCTTAATTGCTCTTAGCGTGCTTTATTGTCAATTTTCAGGGTCTgtatcagattgaatctccttCGGCAGGTGTGGTAAGCGCGTatttatatttaaaaaaagtcaggAACGAGAATCGAACCAGCCACTCTCACTCAAGGAAATTGCTAGAACGATAACGAGTAGTCTCTTCTCATTTCACAAATAATCTTAATGAGCGCTGCTTAACAAGTAAGGTGCTACAATCATATCAAAGCATTGGTAATCATGAAAATTTAcgtcttaaaaaaaaacgattgaAATCAGTAGGGTGAAACGATTATGATGGGGTGAATACTGAAGTCATTTTGTCAGAAAATCTCGTTTCTAATTTCCATGATCGACATCCCAGACTCTCTCAGGATGATATCATTATTTAAGAAATTTATCTTAACCAAGAACGACTACAgatgtcaaaagaaaattcttATCAGAGGGCATTAAATGTATCATATCTAAGTGTATTATGCTCAGTACCCACAACTTCTTCCCAAATGTCGGAATTAATCCGAAAATGAACACAATTCATACTTTGAGCAACGTGAGCTTTTCTTCAATGCCATTATCCTTCGTTTCTATCAGTTCAGGTTATAAAGATGCAAATCATCCTAAGTTTCGTTTGGAATATGTTAACTTTGAAGACAAAGGCATCTTTTTCACACCTTCTACCGATGATAAGGTTTAGTTTAGTAAAAACCTCATTCACTAATACAGCCTTACTTCATCGTTTTGCTTTCCATAATTATTGTTGAATACTCTTGAGACAATGGACTTTTTCCCGTCCTTGAACGGGTCCCGAATTATGATTGATGGGGAATCTCATGAAAAATGCCTGCCTTCTTCTCATTTCTCAACGCGAGCTGATTACCTAGAGCATTATCTTTCTAGCAGCCTTTGGAAAGGACTGCTGTGATGGGTAATGGAACCCTTGAGCCTAATATTCACCAAGATGTTTGCATTTGGCAGCCATAAAACATAGACTGACCAAAACAAAGTTAGATCTGTTTAATAGATAAGCCACTAATGACCCAAGAGCCACTTCATAAAAGAAACTGAGAGACAAACATTGCGTTTATGCCTTTGTAAAGACTGTTGTAAACGAGAAAACACTGACTTGGTATATTTTAATCACCCAATGAGGCACCTTCATTAGTGCCTCAAGGTTAAATGGTACTTATCTACATTGGTCTCCCATCTCTTAGAGAAACTCCAGtgtacgattttttttcagcatGGTTGGAAGGCTTCTATTCCATTTTTACGCCGAATCTTTAgacaatttgaataaaatgttCTAGTTCAATATCGTCACTAAATCAAGaaccattttctttcttcagaTACTGCTGACTGTGCCATTTCTTGTTCTAACATAATTTAgaatgacatattttgttcTAAAGTAATTTCGAAAGAATGGTGGTGAAGAGAAGTGCAACCACGGCAAAAAGTTCATCATCAATCGGAATGAACTTCAAAGCATTTCTGGGATCACTACATTTCCTTATCCCATATTCATCAATTCATTCGCAAACTAGGTATTTcataacattgaaaaaacGTATAAAGGCACGTTGGTTCCACCACGATTTCATGCATCGATGATATGTGCATCTGTCATCTCCATTTATGTTCTATGTCCGTCTACCTGTGACAGTTAATTATCTTCTTCCAATTATATATCCTAAGACAAAAACTTACTTTTTATGTTTAGTTGATGAAATTACTCTCATCTTGCTTTTTACTGTCTGACAAGACAAAAGCTTCTACTAATTGGCATAAAGATCACCAAATAATGCATTGCTCTTTAAAGACCCTTCCCTTTATTTGTAACTGTATAAAGACatcttggtttgaaatttcatgTATCATTCAACGTTACGTTTCAGTAATGATTGTGCACCCTCAGTCATCACTCATAGCTTATTAGCCTTCAACCACTTAATGAGACACCCATGGCCTTTTGAGAGCCAAGACCTTTCAAGTTCTTGGCCGCGTCCGGGACCTTATTCACGCCAAAGTCATACATGTGTTTCACGGTGGAAAGCATATTTTCCGATAAAGTTGGGAAATGACGGTAGGGAATGGATCGCTCTTCACAGAATTGTCGAACAATGGGCGCAATTGTTGGATAATGGCCGTGATAAACCCTGGGAAAGAGATGATGCTCGATTTGGTAGTTGAGACCCCCATTAATTGTGCACAAAATGGTCCCAGCCACGTTCGACGAACTGGCAACCTATAAAAGAGAAGAGTACCTACTGACGAATGGCAGATAAAACCTGGAAGAACTAGTACAATAACGTAGGAAACCTAATCAAAAGCCTGGCTTGATTTACATATTCTCCATCaccatcttgaaaaaaattggcccATTACTTTTGTTTGTCAGACAATGCTTGTGCCAGCGAGGGGAGGGGCTCCCTGATTTGATATTGGGTTCTGGGTAATCTCGCTAAAAGGCCAGCTCCGCCTTGCGACCTTTGTAAAATGCTTGTGCGAACCCCAGATGTCTCGAGAGCACGAAGATGATCAATTATGTTACACGCGTACGTTTTGTACATTGTGAACCCGGAGCTGCTAATCATCCAATGCACAAGTTGTTCAACACAATGATTGTTGTAGTGAATGCGACCTTCGTCTCATCTAACGTACCTGATGATAGAGCCATGATTTTCTAGGTCCGGAATCTTCGAATTGCTCCACGCCTTCAAAGTTGTGACTGATATGGAAGAACGTGGCCATGTAGGTTCCAAATCCAATCATTAGTGGCACAGTGTGGAACAACGTTAAAAGGCTCTGGGTTTGATACACGGGTAAGATGGTCCATCGCAAATGAAAGATGGCCAAACCGATTGCGTCAAAGATGCGATACTTCTGAAGCATGGGCGAGAAAGAGGTGAAGTAAAACGCCTTGGCCACGGTCGATATGGTGAAGTTGAAGATGGTCAGACCGTAGATAAAGAACAAGGCAAAGAAATAGATGTACTGGTAGGCATGCATCTTTTTCAACGGCCGCAATGGGTTCAGCCGCATGGCCCTTTGACCCGAGATATCGGGGTCCCGATGGATATCGTTCGTGTGAACGTGATGTTGGACCACATGCTGATGAACCCACGTGGTGACGGTTCCGCTATAGCTAAAAGAGGGTTCCATGGAATTGAAGATATGTAAGAATACGTTATCAAAAGATAGACGGCTGAGCTTTGGCTTACACATGGTGGAACAGACTGAAGAATCGATTGACCCGTGGGTTGGCTGACAGTGATCCGTGGAGGGCGTCATGAGTGATGTTCAAAGCCATAATGGCCTCCATCATCCCCAATAGACCTGTCAAGTACCATTTATATGTGACAGTGTAATGCATGTACGCTTCAGACCCAAAGCAAATGGTTAAAAGGATCAATGCCTGAAATGTGGTTCCAGAGTTAGCGATTATTAGATTGGTAGGCTAGCAATCAAATTGCCAACTCATTTTCCTCCTACAGCACGTTCAAAACGAAGGATGTTGTGCTAAGAAAAACAGGGCTATGAAATTACGAGCGACATAGAACTTTGATAACTATTTGTTTAGATTCTGGCTTGAATTTCTATTGTCTCTTGTTTGTCCAACGAAACTCGTGTCCTTGGTTAAGCCTGACTAAGCATTTATTTAGCAAAGCATTTCCCTTCCAATGTAGCCCCTAGTAGAAGAGCTCATAGCTCTTATATATTTCCTTTGGGTGGGATCGTTTCGCACCCCTGAAGTCTTGCTTTGACAAGGGCAAAATAGAATGTGTTCtgtaaatgaaatggaaatgtttaATTAAAAACTGTATCTGAGGCACCCAGCTCTAATTCGGAGAAATCACATCGCAAAACATCCTTTCTTCTCCGTAAAAATAACTAAGAATGACTACATGGTCATAATTATCCTCAGGCAGACAAATACGAACTGAGCTGATCTTTCCCTTCACGCATAGTTCGTCCTCTATTGATAAGTACGGACAAGGTCTGAAAGGACTTGGTTACCTTCAGATAAAAGCCCCACGTGGCAAAGGACTTTTGTCTGGGCAAGACCTTCTCAACCCGTCTGACAAGTTCAAAAAACTCATCGTTCAGATGCGGGTCGGGTGATGGGATGGTTTGATCTTCCTTTTCCAAGGCAAATTTCACTTTCTGATGGGGAAATGGTTTGCGATGATACGAGACAAATGCTTGCGAGGCATCCCGACCGGCGAATGCCGAAATGAAAAGTGGTCCCCCGGGATGGAAGCTACTGAGTTTGTTGGCATCGTAAGACTTATTGCCAATTCTAATGTGGTCCCAGGGCAATTTCTCTTGGGTGTCACTGACTTTTCCAACGTCAGGCATTTTGGCAACACGGATAAAACAACAGCGACGCTGACGTTGGCACGTTGCTCGAACTTCGAG from Tigriopus californicus strain San Diego chromosome 5, Tcal_SD_v2.1, whole genome shotgun sequence carries:
- the LOC131880918 gene encoding uncharacterized protein LOC131880918 → MPDVGKVSDTQEKLPWDHIRIGNKSYDANKLSSFHPGGPLFISAFAGRDASQAFVSYHRKPFPHQKVKFALEKEDQTIPSPDPHLNDEFFELVRRVEKVLPRQKSFATWGFYLKALILLTICFGSEAYMHYTVTYKWYLTGLLGMMEAIMALNITHDALHGSLSANPRVNRFFSLFHHVYSGTVTTWVHQHVVQHHVHTNDIHRDPDISGQRAMRLNPLRPLKKMHAYQYIYFFALFFIYGLTIFNFTISTVAKAFYFTSFSPMLQKYRIFDAIGLAIFHLRWTILPVYQTQSLLTLFHTVPLMIGFGTYMATFFHISHNFEGVEQFEDSGPRKSWLYHQVASSSNVAGTILCTINGGLNYQIEHHLFPRVYHGHYPTIAPIVRQFCEERSIPYRHFPTLSENMLSTVKHMYDFGVNKVPDAAKNLKGLGSQKAMGVSLSG